The genomic window CCCGGGGACTCGCTCCGGGAACGCTCGGAGAGCGGCTACGCCAGGATCAACGGGCGTAGTACTCGACGACGAGCTGCTCGTCGCAGATCACCGGGATCTCCTTGCGGTTCGGCTCCCGGTCCATGCGGAAGGCGAGCGCCTTGAGGTTGACCTGCAGGTAGCGCGGGGTCTCGCCGTCGGGCGCGTAGCCACCCTCACGGGCGACCTGGAAGGGGTACTTCTCGCGGGAGCGCTCGCGCACCGTGACGACGTCGTCCGGACGGACGCGGAAGGACGGCTTGTCGACCTTGCCGCCGTTCACCTCGATGTGACCGTGCACGACCATCTGGCGAGCCTGGTAGATCGTGCGGGCGATACCGGAGCGGAGCACCAGGGCGTCGAGACGGCGCTCGAGCTCGATGATCAGCGCCTCACCGGTCTTGCCCTGGACCTTGCTGGCGCGCTCGTAGGCGCGGACCAGCTGGCGCTCGGACACGTCGTACTGCGCGCGAAGGCGCTGCTTCTCGAGCAGACGGACCTTGTAGTCCGAGGTCTGCTTGCGGCCACGGCCGTGCTCACCCGGCGGGTAGGGGCGAGCCTCGAAGTACTTGACGGCCTTCG from Streptomyces sp. FIT100 includes these protein-coding regions:
- the rpsD gene encoding 30S ribosomal protein S4, giving the protein MNQSRPKVKKSRALGIALTPKAVKYFEARPYPPGEHGRGRKQTSDYKVRLLEKQRLRAQYDVSERQLVRAYERASKVQGKTGEALIIELERRLDALVLRSGIARTIYQARQMVVHGHIEVNGGKVDKPSFRVRPDDVVTVRERSREKYPFQVAREGGYAPDGETPRYLQVNLKALAFRMDREPNRKEIPVICDEQLVVEYYAR